One Coffea arabica cultivar ET-39 chromosome 5c, Coffea Arabica ET-39 HiFi, whole genome shotgun sequence DNA window includes the following coding sequences:
- the LOC140007199 gene encoding uncharacterized protein translates to MYAYPNELVLSLDNERRQLRDANFTLTQDVEEMGIMVDTQFDRIADLEVRLTAEHHLLEAARLEIERQKSRATRLAERMRDRSAGIRADAAMMMDEATSFIQGGRSRGRPTRQHPEAGGDREPEVDQDLGQEGVAGDRVATAIDRITEVLERLTDRQTTEPVHQSGGPVDSDDRALERFLKFGPPKFYGGPEPEVAEGWWERITEIFAALNYTEERKMTFATFQFEGAARSWWNLEKREDDFIRCKQGAMSVAEYEVQFTKLSRFAPELIATEQRRVRRFVQGLNVELQESLAAVRIDTFAEAVERAQRVEVARAQVKSFQSKKRFAPSSSREPTFGNAPPAKVGRGTSGVNSFGAPRGAQARGNGARNAGGRNIGARGGPIGRGQPRNRPQGGRAIVPQVTCAYCKKPGHSMDSCWKKQGRCLRCGSSEHQISGCPKVQEGTPQKARPNTSGGSRPTVPARVYAIDDQPIPDSSEVVEGTLPIFHRLAKVLIDPGATHSFVNPSFMSGIDVQPVRLPYDLEVRTPMGNKKVTTSLTYRNCEFWVGERKMLVDLISLDIKGYDVIIGMDFLGHHHAKLDCRAKVVEFCIPGEATLRLDVKGRLASSAMVSGIRAREMLSKGAQGFIAFLINTPSDQVRLEDVLVVREFSDVFPEELTTLPPEREVEFKIDLVPGTAPISKTPYRMAPAELKELKIQLQDLLEKGFVKESDSPWGAPVLFVKKKDGSLRLCIDYRGLNEVTIKNKYPLPLIDSLFDQLQGSVVFSKLDLRQGYYQLKIKKEDIPKTAFSTRYGHFEFAVMPFGLTNAPAAFMDLMQRIFKKYLDQFVVVFIDDILIYSKTQEEHVKHLEIVLQILREHKLYAKFSKCEFWLEEISFLGHKVSKDGIAVDPAKVEAVMNWKRPETPTEIRSFLGLAGYYRRFIQDFSKIAGPMTELTKKGNKFIWTPKCESSFQELKRRLTSAPVLVLPDGDEGKANVVADALSRKAQGQSERTIQTLEDLLRSCILDFGGKWSKYMTLVEFAYNNSYQASIQTAPYEALYGRRCRSPIHWDEVGEKKILDPTAIPWIEEAQEKLKLPASMAKIHDVFHVSMLRKYYPDPSHVLQLEGIEVDETLTYEEGPVKILEREVKELRNKRIPLVKVLWKNHGLEEATWELEDDMLKKYPDLFSQKV, encoded by the exons ATGTACGCGTATCCCAATGAGCTAGTGTTATCCTTAGACAACGAGCGCCGCCAGTTGAGGGACGCTAACTTCACCCTGACCCAGGACGTAGAGGAGATGGGTATAATGGTGGATACTCAGTTTGACCGCATAGCTGATCTGGAGGTTAGGCTCACTGCTGAGCATCATCTACTGGAGGCTGCCCGCTTGGAGATAGAGCGGCAAAAGTCTAGGGCGACTCGATTAGCAGAGAGGATGCGTGATAGGAGCGCAGGCATCAGGGCTGATGCTGCGATGATGATGGATGAGGCCACTAGCTTTATCCAGGGAG gaaggagCCGGGGAAGACCCACTAGACAACACCCGGAAGCGGGTGGTGATAGGGAACCCGAGGTCGATCAAGACCTAGGGCAGGAAGGTGTGGCCGGAGACCGGGTGGCCACCGCAATTGACCGTATTACTGAAGTTCTCGAGCGATTGACTGATCGCCAAACCACTGAACCAGTGCATCAATCAGGAGGCCCAGTTGACTCCGATGATCGGGCACTGGAAAGATTTCTGAAATTTGGACCTCCCAAATTTTATGGAGGACCCGAGCCGGAAGTGGCCGAAGGCTGGTGGGAGAGAATCACTGAGATTTTCGCCGCCTTGAACTATACCGAGGAGCGAAAAATGACTTTTGCTAccttccagtttgagggagctgcCCGCTCCTGGTGGAACCTG gagaagagagaggatgattttATTAGATGCAAACAAGGGGCGATGAGTGTCGCCGAGTATGAAGTCCAGTTCACAAAGCTGTCACGCTTTGCACCTGAGTTGATAGCCACCGAGCAAAGGCGTGTTCGGAGGTTTGTgcagggtttgaatgtggaaCTACAGGAAAGTTTAGCTGCTGTAAGGATAGATACCTTCGCTGAGGCTGTTGAAAGAGCGCAGCGAGTTGAAGTAGCCAGAGCTCAAGTGAAGTCTTTTCAGTCCAAGAAAAGATTTGCTCCTAGCAGTAGTCGAGAGCCGACTTTTGGAAATGCTCCACCGGCCAAAGTGGGCCGAGGAACTAGTGGAGTGAATAGTTTTGGAGCACCACGAGGCGCCCAAGCAAGAGGAAACGGGGCCAGGAATGCAGGAGGACGAAATATTGGAGCTAGAGGGGGACCAATTGGAAGAGGACAACCTAGGAATCGGCCGCAAGGGGGTCGAGCAATAGTTCCTCAAGTGACATGTGCTTATTGCAAGAAACCTGGTCATTCCATGGATAGTTGCTGGAAGAAGCAAGGAAGGTGCTTGAGATGTGGAAGTAGTGAGCACCAAATCTCAGGATGTCCAAAGGTGCAGGAAGGGACTCCTCAAAAAGCTAGACCAAACACTTCTGGAGGGAGCCGGCCAACAGTTCCTGCCAGAGTGTATGCTATAGATGATCAACCCATACCTGATTCCTCGGAAGTTGTGGAAGGTACACTTCCAATTTTTCATAGATTAGCTAAAGTGTTAATTGACCCTGGTGCAACGCATTCATTTGTAAATCCATCTTTTATGTCTGGAATAGATGTGCAACCCGTTAGATTACCCTATGATCTTGAAGTTAGGACACCAATGGGTAATAAGAAGGTAACCACTAGCTTGACTTATAGGAATTGCGAATTCTGGGTTGGAGAGCGAAAAATGTTAGTGGATCTGATCAGTTTGGATATAAAAGGTTATGATGTTATCATAGGAATGGATTTCCTAGGTCACCATCATGCTAAGCTTGATTGCCGAGCGAAAGTAGTGGAGTTTTGTATACCTGGAGAAGCAACCCTGAGGTTAGATGTCAAAGGTAGGTTAGCATCTTCTGCTATGGTCTCGGGAATACGGGCAAGGGAAATGTTATCtaaaggagctcaaggtttCATAGCCTTCTTGATCAATACTCCCAGTGATCAAGTAAGATTAGAAGATGTGCTAGTGGTACGGGAATTTTCGGATGTTTTCCCCGAAGAATTAACGACTCTACCGCCGGAGAGAGAAGTGGAGTTTAAAATCGACTTGGTGCCTGGAACGGCTCCAATTTCTAAGACTccgtaccgaatggctcctgccgagCTTAAAGAGTTGAAAATCCAATTACAAGACCTGTTGGAGAAAGGTTTCGTGAAGGAAAGTGACTCACCATGGGGAGCGCCcgttctatttgttaagaaaaaggacgggagtttgaggctatgtatcgattaccgagggttaaatgaggttactattaagaataaataccctctaccgTTGATTGATAGTTTGTTCGACCAACTGCAAGGATCAGTGGTCTTCTCTAAGTTGGATTTAAGGCAAGGGTATTACCAGCTAAAGATTAAGAAGGAagacatacccaagactgcttttagtacaagatatggacattttgagttcgcagtcatgccttttggtttaactaatgcaccagctgcatttatggatttaatgcagagaatttttaagaaataccTGGACCAATTTGTAGTAGTTTTTATAGATGATATTTTGATATACTCCAAGACTCAGGAGGAACACGTTAAGCACTTGGAGATAGTATTGCAGATACTAAGAGAGCATAAGTTGTATGCAAAATTCagcaagtgcgagttttggttaGAGGAGATTTCCTTTTTAGGGCATAAGGTTTCCAAAGATGGAATTGCTGTGGATCCGGCAAAAGTTGAAGCCGTTATGAATTGGAAGCGGCCAGAAACTCCAACTGAAATCAGAAGTTTCTTGGGTTTAGCAGGTTATTATAGGCGAtttatccaggatttttcgaagaTTGCAGGACCTATGACCGAGCTAACCAAGAAAGGAAATAAGTTTATCTGGACTCCAAAATGCGagtcaagttttcaggagttaaagaggCGTTTAACATCCGCTCCTGTTTTGGTGTTACCTGACGGAGACGAAG gaaaagcaaatgtggtagctgacGCTTTAAGTAGAAAGGCCCAA GGGCAATCGGAAAGGACAATCCAAACTTTGGAGGACCTGCTGAGGTCGTGtatactggattttggaggtaaatggaGTAAATATATGACCTTGgtagaatttgcatataataatAGCTATCAGGCTTCGATTCAAACGGCACCTTATGAAGCTTTGTACGGGAGAAGGTGCcgatctccgattcattgggatgaagttggagaaAAGAAGATTTTAGATCCTACAGCCATACCTTGGATAGAAGAAGCCCAGGAGAAG CTGAAATTGCCTGCAAGCATGGCTAAGattcacgatgtatttcacgtttCCATGCTTAGGAAATATTATCCTGACCCGAGCCATGTGTTACAACTGGAaggaattgaagtggatgagACACTAACCTATGAAGAAGGACCAGTCAAGATTTTGGAAAGGGAAGTAAAGGAGTTGAGAAATAAGAGAATTCCTCTGGTGAAGGTTCTATGGAAAAATCATGGActtgaggaagcaacttgggaattaGAAGACGATATGCTGAAAAAGTATCCTGATTTATTTTCTCagaaagtgtga